A DNA window from Vigna angularis cultivar LongXiaoDou No.4 chromosome 1, ASM1680809v1, whole genome shotgun sequence contains the following coding sequences:
- the LOC108323837 gene encoding ABC transporter B family member 4 isoform X4 — protein MTSTEMIATSDQTLVQGSKNTTEKMVDMMQDSKENKVKNEINKTVPFYKLFSFADSLDCLLMLVGAISAVANGICTPSLAIFVGDAIDALGGHVDNKQVLHEVSKVSLKIASIGAGAFLAAFLQVSCWVITGERQAARLRGLYLKAILRQDISFFDKETNSGEVVGRMSGDTFLIQEAMGEKVGKFIQSVSSFLGAITLAFTKGWLLSLVLLSSVPLLVLSGSMMSLAFAKMASRGQAAYSEAATVVEQTIGSIRTVASFTGEKQAVAQYNRYLTKAYRISVQEGVVSGFGMGSFQLFSICTYGLAVWFGGKMVLEKCYSGGQVIGVFWAITSGCLRLGQASPSLKAFSAGKAAAFKMFETIKRHPDIDAYDSSGQRLDDISGDIELREVCFSYPSRPDEQIFDRFSISISSGTTAALVGQSGSGKSTVISLIERFYDPKAGEVLIDGVNLREFQLKWIRQKIGLVSQEPVLFTGSIKENIAYGKDWATDEEIRAAAELANAIKFIDEFPHGLDTMVGERGTQLSGGQKQRISIARAILKDPRILLLDEATSALDVESERVVQETLDRIMINRTTVIVAHRLSTIRNSDIIAVIHQGKLQEKGSYAELTNDPDGAFSQLIRLQEIRSESEQHDANDLGRPENLIDSEQQLSQQFSLPLTFRHQSSERENSCQHSFKTSNAMPITPDRFQTPKEWPEILPSATLHTPREVSFFRIAYLNKPEIPVLLMGTLAAAATGAVQPTMGLLLSNMINTFLEPADELRKDSKFWSLIFVALGIAAFILISLRSYFFGVAGSKLIKRIRLMCFEKITHMEMGWFDKAENSSGVLGARLSTDAASIRTLVGDALGLLIQDISTALTALVIAFQANFQLSLIILVLVPLVLLNGYLQMKSMQGFSTDAKKLYEEASQVANDAVGNIRTVASFCAEEKVMELYQKKCLGPIQTSIKLALISGAGFGLSIFFLYAFNACGFYVGARLIENGKASFSDVFRILCYNNGSHSNVAIWLPDPSCQ, from the exons AATAAGTGCTGTTGCTAATGGAATCTGTACTCCTTCACTGGCTATATTTGTTGGAGATGCGATTGATGCCTTGGGAGGACATGTTGATAATAAACAAGTACTTCATGAAGTTTCTAAG GTGTCTCTGAAGATTGCATCCATAGGCGCAGGTGCCTTTTTAGCAGCATTCTTGC AGGTGTCTTGCTGGGTGATCACTGGGGAGAGACAAGCTGCAAGACTAAGAGGCTTATACCTCAAAGCAATTTTGAGGCAAGATATCAGCTTCTTTGACAAGGAAACCAACAGTGGCGAGGTTGTTGGAAGGATGTCAGGGGACACATTTCTTATTCAAGAAGCCATGGGAGAGAAG GTAGGAAAGTTCATACAGAGTGTGTCAAGTTTTCTAGGAGCCATAACCTTAGCCTTCACCAAGGGTTGGCTTCTGAGCCTTGTCCTTCTATCTTCTGTTCCTCTTCTTGTCCTCTCCGGTTCCATGATGAGCTTAGCTTTTGCAAAGATGGCATCTCGAGGACAAGCAGCTTATTCTGAGGCAGCAACTGTAGTGGAGCAGACAATTGGTTCAATTCGAACT GTTGCGTCATTTACAGGTGAGAAGCAAGCTGTAGCTCAATACAATCGATACTTAACTAAAGCTTACAGGATTTCAGTGCAAGAGGGCGTGGTTAGTGGTTTTGGCATGGGTTCATTTCAACTATTTTCGATCTGCACATATGGTTTGGCAGTATGGTTTGGAGGGAAGATGGTATTAGAGAAATGTTACTCAGGAGGACAAGTCATTGGTGTGTTTTGGGCAATAACGTCTGGTTGTTT GCGTCTGGGGCAGGCATCTCCAAGCTTAAAAGCATTTTCTGCAGGAAAAGCTGCTGCCTTTAAAATGTTTGAAACAATAAAGAGGCATCCAGATATTGATGCTTATGACTCTTCTGGTCAACGACTAGATGACATATCAGGAGATATAGAACTTAGGGAGGTTTGCTTTAGTTATCCTTCGAGACCTGATGAACAGATATTCGAtagattttcaatttcaatatcAAGTGGCACTACTGCAGCATTGGTAGGGCAAAGTGGCAGTGGGAAATCAACAGTTATTAGTTTGATTGAAAGATTTTATGATCCGAAAGCCGGTGAAGTTCTCATTGACGGCGTCAACCTTAGAGAATTTCAATTGAAATGGATCAGACAGAAAATAGGCCTTGTCAGCCAGGAACCAGTCCTTTTTACTGGTAgcattaaagaaaatattgccTATGGTAAGGATTGGGCAACAGATGAAGAAATCAGAGCTGCAGCTGAACTTGCTAATGCTATTAAGTTCATTGATGAATTTCCACAT GGGCTTGACACAATGGTCGGCGAGCGTGGAACTCAGCTCTCTGGtggtcaaaagcaaagaatatCTATAGCAAGAGCAATTCTGAAAGACCCAAGAATTCTGCTCCTTGATGAAGCCACAAGTGCTCTTGATGTAGAATCAGAGAGAGTGGTGCAAGAGACACTAGACAGAATTATGATCAACCGAACAACTGTCATTGTAGCCCATCGCTTAAGCACGATCAGGAATTCTGATATCATTGCAGTTATTCATCAAGGAAAACTACAAGAAAAAG GTTCATATGCTGAACTTACTAATGATCCTGATGGAGCTTTTAGCCAGCTCATTAGATTGCAAGAAATTAGAAGCGAGTCAGAACAGCATGATGCAAACGACTTGGGCCGGCCAGAAAACTTAATAGATTCTGAACAACAATTGAGCCAACAATTTTCTTTGCCTCTAACTTTCAGACATCAATCATCTGAAAGAGAAAACAGCTGTCAGCACTCCTTCAAAACGTCCAATGCCATGCCTATCACACCAGATCGCTTTCAAACACCAAAAGAATGGCCCGAAATTCTTCCGTCAGCAACATTACATACGCCTCGAGAAGTTTCGTTTTTCCGCATTGCTTATCTTAACAAACCTGAAATCCCAGTGTTGCTCATGGGAACTCTAGCAGCAGCAGCAACTGGCGCAGTACAACCCACTATGGGGCTTTTGCTTTCCAACATGATAAATACTTTCCTTGAGCCTGCAGATGAACTCCGTAAAGACTCAAAGTTTTGGTCATTAATATTTGTTGCCCTTGGTATCGCTGCCTTCATACTTATTTCATTAAGGTCCTACTTCTTTGGTGTAGCTGGTTCTAAGTTGATAAAAAGGATCCGGCTAATGTGTTTTGAGAAAATAACTCACATGGAAATGGGCTGGTTTGATAAAGCTGAAAATTCAAGTGGAGTTCTTGGTGCAAGGCTGTCAACTGATGCAGCTTCCATTAGAACTTTGGTTGGGGATGCTCTTGGTTTGTTGATTCAAGATATCTCGACAGCATTGACAGCCTTGGTAATTGCCTTTCAGGCAAACTTCCAACTTTCTCTAATCATTCTAGTTTTGGTGCCACTAGTGTTACTAAATGGATATTTACAAATGAAGTCAATGCAAGGTTTCAGCACAGATGCAAAG AAACTATATGAGGAAGCAAGTCAAGTAGCAAATGATGCAGTAGGGAATATAAGAACAGTTGCCTCTTTCTGTGCTGAAGAGAAGGTGATGGAGTTATACCAGAAGAAATGTTTAGGACCGATCCAGACAAGTATAAAGCTAGCTTTAATCAGCGGAGCAGGCTTTGGTTTATCAATCTTCTTTCTGTACGCTTTTAATGCATGCGGTTTTTATGTTGGAGCAAGACTAATTGAGAATGGCAAAGCATCATTCTCAGATGTTTTCC GtattttatgttataataatgGCAGCCATAGCAATGTCGCAATCTGGCTTCCTGACCCCAGCTGCCAGTAA
- the LOC108323837 gene encoding ABC transporter B family member 4 isoform X5 — MTSTEMIATSDQTLVQGSKNTTEKMVDMMQDSKENKVKNEINKTVPFYKLFSFADSLDCLLMLVGAISAVANGICTPSLAIFVGDAIDALGGHVDNKQVLHEVSKVSLKIASIGAGAFLAAFLQVSCWVITGERQAARLRGLYLKAILRQDISFFDKETNSGEVVGRMSGDTFLIQEAMGEKVGKFIQSVSSFLGAITLAFTKGWLLSLVLLSSVPLLVLSGSMMSLAFAKMASRGQAAYSEAATVVEQTIGSIRTVASFTGEKQAVAQYNRYLTKAYRISVQEGVVSGFGMGSFQLFSICTYGLAVWFGGKMVLEKCYSGGQVIGVFWAITSGCLRLGQASPSLKAFSAGKAAAFKMFETIKRHPDIDAYDSSGQRLDDISGDIELREVCFSYPSRPDEQIFDRFSISISSGTTAALVGQSGSGKSTVISLIERFYDPKAGEVLIDGVNLREFQLKWIRQKIGLVSQEPVLFTGSIKENIAYGKDWATDEEIRAAAELANAIKFIDEFPHGLDTMVGERGTQLSGGQKQRISIARAILKDPRILLLDEATSALDVESERVVQETLDRIMINRTTVIVAHRLSTIRNSDIIAVIHQGKLQEKGSYAELTNDPDGAFSQLIRLQEIRSESEQHDANDLGRPENLIDSEQQLSQQFSLPLTFRHQSSERENSCQHSFKTSNAMPITPDRFQTPKEWPEILPSATLHTPREVSFFRIAYLNKPEIPVLLMGTLAAAATGAVQPTMGLLLSNMINTFLEPADELRKDSKFWSLIFVALGIAAFILISLRSYFFGVAGSKLIKRIRLMCFEKITHMEMGWFDKAENSSGVLGARLSTDAASIRTLVGDALGLLIQDISTALTALVIAFQANFQLSLIILVLVPLVLLNGYLQMKSMQGFSTDAKKLYEEASQVANDAVGNIRTVASFCAEEKVMELYQKKCLGPIQTSIKLALISGAGFGLSIFFLYAFNACGFYVGARLIENGKASFSDVFRP, encoded by the exons AATAAGTGCTGTTGCTAATGGAATCTGTACTCCTTCACTGGCTATATTTGTTGGAGATGCGATTGATGCCTTGGGAGGACATGTTGATAATAAACAAGTACTTCATGAAGTTTCTAAG GTGTCTCTGAAGATTGCATCCATAGGCGCAGGTGCCTTTTTAGCAGCATTCTTGC AGGTGTCTTGCTGGGTGATCACTGGGGAGAGACAAGCTGCAAGACTAAGAGGCTTATACCTCAAAGCAATTTTGAGGCAAGATATCAGCTTCTTTGACAAGGAAACCAACAGTGGCGAGGTTGTTGGAAGGATGTCAGGGGACACATTTCTTATTCAAGAAGCCATGGGAGAGAAG GTAGGAAAGTTCATACAGAGTGTGTCAAGTTTTCTAGGAGCCATAACCTTAGCCTTCACCAAGGGTTGGCTTCTGAGCCTTGTCCTTCTATCTTCTGTTCCTCTTCTTGTCCTCTCCGGTTCCATGATGAGCTTAGCTTTTGCAAAGATGGCATCTCGAGGACAAGCAGCTTATTCTGAGGCAGCAACTGTAGTGGAGCAGACAATTGGTTCAATTCGAACT GTTGCGTCATTTACAGGTGAGAAGCAAGCTGTAGCTCAATACAATCGATACTTAACTAAAGCTTACAGGATTTCAGTGCAAGAGGGCGTGGTTAGTGGTTTTGGCATGGGTTCATTTCAACTATTTTCGATCTGCACATATGGTTTGGCAGTATGGTTTGGAGGGAAGATGGTATTAGAGAAATGTTACTCAGGAGGACAAGTCATTGGTGTGTTTTGGGCAATAACGTCTGGTTGTTT GCGTCTGGGGCAGGCATCTCCAAGCTTAAAAGCATTTTCTGCAGGAAAAGCTGCTGCCTTTAAAATGTTTGAAACAATAAAGAGGCATCCAGATATTGATGCTTATGACTCTTCTGGTCAACGACTAGATGACATATCAGGAGATATAGAACTTAGGGAGGTTTGCTTTAGTTATCCTTCGAGACCTGATGAACAGATATTCGAtagattttcaatttcaatatcAAGTGGCACTACTGCAGCATTGGTAGGGCAAAGTGGCAGTGGGAAATCAACAGTTATTAGTTTGATTGAAAGATTTTATGATCCGAAAGCCGGTGAAGTTCTCATTGACGGCGTCAACCTTAGAGAATTTCAATTGAAATGGATCAGACAGAAAATAGGCCTTGTCAGCCAGGAACCAGTCCTTTTTACTGGTAgcattaaagaaaatattgccTATGGTAAGGATTGGGCAACAGATGAAGAAATCAGAGCTGCAGCTGAACTTGCTAATGCTATTAAGTTCATTGATGAATTTCCACAT GGGCTTGACACAATGGTCGGCGAGCGTGGAACTCAGCTCTCTGGtggtcaaaagcaaagaatatCTATAGCAAGAGCAATTCTGAAAGACCCAAGAATTCTGCTCCTTGATGAAGCCACAAGTGCTCTTGATGTAGAATCAGAGAGAGTGGTGCAAGAGACACTAGACAGAATTATGATCAACCGAACAACTGTCATTGTAGCCCATCGCTTAAGCACGATCAGGAATTCTGATATCATTGCAGTTATTCATCAAGGAAAACTACAAGAAAAAG GTTCATATGCTGAACTTACTAATGATCCTGATGGAGCTTTTAGCCAGCTCATTAGATTGCAAGAAATTAGAAGCGAGTCAGAACAGCATGATGCAAACGACTTGGGCCGGCCAGAAAACTTAATAGATTCTGAACAACAATTGAGCCAACAATTTTCTTTGCCTCTAACTTTCAGACATCAATCATCTGAAAGAGAAAACAGCTGTCAGCACTCCTTCAAAACGTCCAATGCCATGCCTATCACACCAGATCGCTTTCAAACACCAAAAGAATGGCCCGAAATTCTTCCGTCAGCAACATTACATACGCCTCGAGAAGTTTCGTTTTTCCGCATTGCTTATCTTAACAAACCTGAAATCCCAGTGTTGCTCATGGGAACTCTAGCAGCAGCAGCAACTGGCGCAGTACAACCCACTATGGGGCTTTTGCTTTCCAACATGATAAATACTTTCCTTGAGCCTGCAGATGAACTCCGTAAAGACTCAAAGTTTTGGTCATTAATATTTGTTGCCCTTGGTATCGCTGCCTTCATACTTATTTCATTAAGGTCCTACTTCTTTGGTGTAGCTGGTTCTAAGTTGATAAAAAGGATCCGGCTAATGTGTTTTGAGAAAATAACTCACATGGAAATGGGCTGGTTTGATAAAGCTGAAAATTCAAGTGGAGTTCTTGGTGCAAGGCTGTCAACTGATGCAGCTTCCATTAGAACTTTGGTTGGGGATGCTCTTGGTTTGTTGATTCAAGATATCTCGACAGCATTGACAGCCTTGGTAATTGCCTTTCAGGCAAACTTCCAACTTTCTCTAATCATTCTAGTTTTGGTGCCACTAGTGTTACTAAATGGATATTTACAAATGAAGTCAATGCAAGGTTTCAGCACAGATGCAAAG AAACTATATGAGGAAGCAAGTCAAGTAGCAAATGATGCAGTAGGGAATATAAGAACAGTTGCCTCTTTCTGTGCTGAAGAGAAGGTGATGGAGTTATACCAGAAGAAATGTTTAGGACCGATCCAGACAAGTATAAAGCTAGCTTTAATCAGCGGAGCAGGCTTTGGTTTATCAATCTTCTTTCTGTACGCTTTTAATGCATGCGGTTTTTATGTTGGAGCAAGACTAATTGAGAATGGCAAAGCATCATTCTCAGATGTTTTCCGT CCATAG